A DNA window from Mesotoga sp. BH458_6_3_2_1 contains the following coding sequences:
- a CDS encoding peptide ABC transporter substrate-binding protein encodes MKKLFVLMLIFFFSSLLLGQVFPEEAIPVIESKGILSSVDESPLTFSEFRTAVEKAFPGKGELIEGTGEVSRANFAVAMVEVLDLKSEAAAYDEICTTALDEWDAPKEAWGALTVAYRSNHQLLDFRYGHAIEANSPITRKEAAVSIYMALNPPVAGGLATTAVPADAPGFNTLFTSAGLTWTICNIMGDGITGTDKDGFYFPRMVKRMPSLENGLMVINEDGSLTITYELRKGMKWHDGEPVTAHDAKFQWEVMNSGAPVTTNYFESSVSEVEVIDDYTYSITLPEPLSNAELGSSVYAYYFGWFQLPEHVFRNSYEEAKDCGNWDAFVEEANKNPIMTGPYKFKEYVEGQYVILEAFDEFYMGRPNIDEIVMRIIPDMDVIFASTLNGEIDFGRYTLTLKQSVQLENERADMFNVFYTPNIAYDNLNLNLRDPEDTTKPHPIFGDKRVRQAVLYGINREQISNVVYTGLAEVVDTWITDLHQMREALEDPAVRHYEYSPSKAKALLEEAGWKLNSKGIYEKDGKTLKFSLSLASGSGDYQMMAQMIQGMLKQIGMEVEIDVMPALVIWTEIFPYGDFDAHISGWGYGVSDEAANYWTTDQIPSDENYWGGMNYTGWANAENDELIVAASRELDPEKKLALYEKHFALWTEELPVLPLVVAPTPHFAKSYIKSFNSGYDNGLGWIIQNWYIDR; translated from the coding sequence ATGAAAAAGCTCTTTGTTCTTATGCTGATTTTTTTCTTTTCATCACTTTTGTTAGGTCAGGTTTTTCCGGAAGAAGCGATACCAGTAATTGAATCGAAAGGTATTTTGTCTTCCGTCGATGAATCTCCATTGACGTTTTCGGAGTTCAGAACTGCAGTTGAAAAGGCATTCCCTGGTAAGGGAGAACTTATCGAAGGCACTGGCGAGGTTTCGAGGGCGAACTTTGCAGTTGCGATGGTTGAGGTTCTTGATCTGAAGTCCGAAGCCGCCGCTTACGATGAAATCTGTACGACAGCCCTTGACGAGTGGGATGCTCCTAAGGAAGCTTGGGGAGCGCTCACAGTTGCTTACAGGAGCAATCATCAACTACTTGATTTCCGATATGGCCACGCGATAGAGGCGAATTCCCCCATTACAAGAAAGGAAGCGGCTGTTTCTATCTACATGGCTTTGAACCCCCCAGTGGCTGGCGGTTTAGCAACGACAGCCGTCCCTGCCGATGCTCCGGGTTTCAACACTTTATTCACTTCTGCCGGTTTGACCTGGACTATCTGTAATATCATGGGCGATGGTATTACCGGTACAGATAAGGACGGTTTCTACTTCCCCAGAATGGTGAAGAGAATGCCAAGTCTAGAAAACGGACTGATGGTAATAAATGAAGACGGTTCGCTTACGATAACTTACGAGTTGAGAAAGGGAATGAAGTGGCACGATGGAGAGCCTGTGACTGCCCATGATGCGAAGTTCCAGTGGGAAGTCATGAACAGTGGCGCCCCGGTTACGACTAACTACTTCGAGAGTTCAGTTTCGGAAGTGGAGGTTATCGACGATTACACTTACTCTATTACTCTCCCCGAACCTCTGAGTAATGCAGAGCTGGGTTCTTCTGTTTACGCCTATTACTTCGGGTGGTTCCAGCTTCCAGAGCACGTTTTCAGGAATAGTTACGAAGAGGCTAAGGATTGTGGAAACTGGGACGCTTTTGTTGAAGAAGCTAACAAGAACCCGATCATGACCGGTCCTTACAAATTCAAAGAGTATGTCGAGGGCCAATACGTGATTCTGGAAGCTTTTGATGAGTTCTATATGGGTAGACCCAACATTGATGAGATAGTTATGCGAATCATTCCTGATATGGACGTAATCTTCGCTTCTACACTCAACGGAGAGATAGATTTCGGAAGATATACTCTTACACTGAAGCAGTCGGTCCAGCTTGAGAATGAGCGAGCCGACATGTTCAACGTCTTCTATACACCGAACATTGCTTACGACAATCTGAATCTTAACCTGAGAGATCCTGAGGATACAACAAAACCCCATCCGATCTTTGGAGATAAGAGGGTGAGGCAGGCCGTTCTCTATGGTATCAACAGAGAGCAGATAAGCAATGTAGTATACACCGGACTGGCTGAAGTGGTGGATACGTGGATAACAGATCTGCATCAGATGAGAGAAGCGCTCGAAGATCCGGCTGTGAGGCATTACGAGTACAGTCCCTCAAAGGCAAAGGCTTTGCTCGAAGAAGCGGGCTGGAAACTGAACAGCAAAGGTATTTACGAAAAGGATGGAAAGACTTTGAAATTCAGTCTTTCTCTTGCTTCCGGTAGCGGTGATTATCAGATGATGGCCCAGATGATTCAGGGAATGTTGAAGCAAATTGGAATGGAAGTAGAAATCGATGTAATGCCAGCGCTGGTAATCTGGACCGAAATCTTCCCCTACGGAGATTTCGATGCACATATCTCCGGTTGGGGCTATGGAGTCAGCGATGAGGCCGCGAACTACTGGACGACCGACCAGATTCCTTCCGACGAGAACTACTGGGGTGGTATGAACTATACCGGTTGGGCAAACGCTGAAAACGATGAACTAATAGTTGCCGCATCCAGAGAGCTCGATCCAGAGAAGAAGCTTGCACTCTATGAAAAGCACTTTGCGCTTTGGACAGAGGAGCTCCCTGTTCTTCCTTTAGTTGTTGCGCCAACCCCTCATTTTGCAAAATCGTATATCAAGAGCTTCAACTCGGGCTACGATAACGGTCTTGGTTGGATAATTCAGAACTGGTATATTGATAGGTAA
- a CDS encoding ABC transporter permease, protein MSKFFYKRKLDEIEDKARPVHINSYRQLVWAKFKSHKLAMFGAFVLVGVILFTVFGPLFVDVGYEDMDFSYLFSPPLTEGHPFGTDELGHDVLVRVMYGGRISLFVGLASAVITTLIGTVVGLLSGFYGGLVDRLLMRFVDVMLSIPMFPILITLTLVFGSGIMNIILVLTVFGWMGVSRLVRGLVLSIRETEYVMSARAMGVKNGRIILRHVLPNVIPIVIVSATLNMSYAILAESSLSYLGLGIQPPMPSWGNMLQRAMNYILGTTTGVNPWWLTVFPGFFIFITVLNVNFLGDGLRDALDPKFVSES, encoded by the coding sequence ATGTCAAAATTCTTCTACAAAAGGAAACTAGATGAAATCGAAGACAAGGCGCGGCCGGTTCATATAAACAGTTACAGGCAGTTGGTGTGGGCAAAGTTCAAGAGTCACAAACTTGCCATGTTCGGTGCATTTGTGCTTGTCGGTGTGATTTTGTTCACCGTATTTGGCCCGCTTTTCGTCGATGTGGGATACGAAGATATGGACTTCTCTTATCTCTTCTCGCCGCCGCTGACAGAGGGCCATCCTTTTGGGACAGACGAGCTGGGTCATGATGTGCTGGTTAGAGTAATGTACGGCGGAAGAATATCTCTCTTTGTCGGGTTAGCCTCTGCAGTGATAACCACCCTAATCGGAACAGTTGTTGGACTACTTTCGGGCTTCTACGGAGGCCTTGTCGACAGGTTGTTAATGAGATTTGTCGATGTAATGCTTTCTATACCAATGTTCCCGATCCTGATCACTCTTACACTTGTTTTCGGTTCGGGAATTATGAATATCATTCTAGTCCTGACAGTTTTCGGCTGGATGGGTGTTTCCAGATTAGTCAGGGGACTCGTGCTTTCCATAAGAGAAACGGAGTACGTTATGTCTGCAAGAGCTATGGGAGTGAAAAACGGCAGAATTATCCTCCGACACGTTCTTCCCAACGTAATACCGATAGTAATCGTCTCTGCGACACTTAACATGTCGTATGCAATACTTGCAGAGTCATCGCTGAGTTATCTAGGACTTGGTATTCAGCCTCCCATGCCGTCTTGGGGCAATATGCTTCAGAGAGCAATGAACTACATACTAGGCACAACTACTGGGGTAAATCCGTGGTGGCTTACCGTCTTCCCGGGCTTCTTCATATTCATCACAGTACTGAACGTGAACTTTCTTGGAGATGGACTTAGAGATGCTCTGGATCCCAAATTTGTGAGTGAGAGTTGA
- a CDS encoding ABC transporter ATP-binding protein translates to MKVSPMVEIKNLKKWFPIKSGFRSKSNLKAVDGVDLHIYRGETLGLVGESGCGKTTIGRTLIKIYQPTDGEFLYRGEGSSEGGVDIFSLSESKMRPFRREIQMVFQDPYASLNPRITVHDIIAEGLRVHSVGKSREDRKSMIAEILEKVGLRPEYMYRYPHEFSGGQRQRIGIARSMILNPGLVICDEPVSALDVSVQAQVINLLEDLKHDFGLTYLFIAHDLAVVKHICDRISVMYLGKIVETAETDELFDNPLHPYTRGLLSSIPVPNPHMRKTGKREIVKGDIPSPVDPPETCRFVKRCPKAFDRCRKESPSLKEVSEGHFVSCFLYN, encoded by the coding sequence ATGAAGGTTTCCCCAATGGTAGAGATCAAGAACCTGAAGAAATGGTTTCCCATAAAGAGCGGGTTCAGGTCTAAGTCCAATCTGAAGGCGGTAGATGGGGTTGACCTGCATATTTACAGGGGTGAGACTCTCGGACTGGTTGGAGAATCGGGTTGCGGCAAGACTACTATAGGAAGGACTCTCATTAAGATCTACCAGCCGACAGATGGAGAGTTCCTCTACAGAGGTGAAGGTTCTTCTGAGGGTGGAGTCGATATATTTTCTCTCTCGGAATCGAAAATGAGACCTTTCAGGAGAGAGATACAGATGGTGTTCCAGGATCCTTACGCTTCCCTCAACCCTCGAATAACGGTTCACGATATAATCGCCGAAGGCCTGAGAGTGCATTCGGTGGGCAAGAGCAGAGAAGATAGAAAGTCGATGATAGCCGAAATTCTTGAGAAGGTTGGCCTAAGGCCAGAGTACATGTACCGATACCCTCATGAATTCTCAGGTGGACAGAGACAGAGAATTGGGATAGCAAGGTCTATGATCTTAAACCCAGGTCTGGTCATATGTGATGAGCCGGTGTCGGCTCTTGACGTTTCCGTTCAGGCTCAGGTAATAAACCTCCTCGAAGATTTGAAACACGACTTCGGTCTCACATATCTTTTCATTGCACACGATCTGGCAGTTGTGAAGCACATTTGTGACAGGATATCGGTTATGTATCTTGGGAAAATTGTTGAGACCGCTGAAACCGACGAGCTATTTGACAATCCTCTTCATCCTTACACGCGCGGATTGCTTTCGTCGATTCCCGTTCCGAATCCTCACATGAGAAAGACCGGAAAGAGGGAGATCGTGAAAGGAGACATTCCCTCTCCCGTTGATCCGCCTGAAACTTGCAGATTCGTCAAGAGATGTCCTAAGGCCTTCGACAGATGCAGGAAAGAAAGCCCTTCTCTGAAGGAAGTAAGCGAAGGACACTTTGTCTCGTGCTTTCTTTACAATTAG
- a CDS encoding M14 family zinc carboxypeptidase, translated as MKYTELIDSVPDYKEFFTVEEMDQRSLELAKRYPGKVRVYEAGKSRNGNPIYVLEIGSGKKNALLFGCPHPNEPIGAMMLDFLSEKLASDDVFRNQFDYTWHLIKVIDVDGTKLNEGWFKDSSSIRKYAGNFYRPPGHEQVEWTFPVDYETLHFHSPLPETKVLMKLIEDKKPEFMYSLHNSGFGGVYYYVSDAVPELHETFSKLPGLFGLPLSLGEPEAPFLEQLEPAIFKLFGMAQEYDYLKKNLGPDKDPADVIKAGTSSDDFASSVADTFSLVCEMPYYYDARVEDMSEADITRKEAQRFNYQRSVENFEFVSEVMKAVEPCVKDRNSPFYRVFKNVLETYPDQLQAQKNWIENDQSLERKASMAEVFDNKIVSQFYQSLMLGMLRRLVKENDDGSEKLSAIVKTVDEAFERKIEYLENNLDYTTIPIKSLVSVQLIAGLNVADHIQRRRS; from the coding sequence ATGAAATATACCGAGCTAATAGATTCCGTTCCTGACTACAAGGAATTCTTTACGGTTGAAGAGATGGACCAAAGGTCTTTAGAGCTTGCAAAGAGGTATCCAGGGAAAGTCAGGGTATATGAAGCGGGGAAATCGCGTAACGGAAATCCGATTTACGTTCTGGAAATCGGAAGTGGCAAGAAGAATGCTCTACTATTCGGCTGTCCCCACCCGAACGAACCGATAGGTGCTATGATGCTGGATTTCCTTAGCGAAAAACTTGCCAGTGATGATGTTTTTCGCAATCAGTTCGACTACACCTGGCATTTGATAAAAGTTATCGATGTGGATGGGACGAAGCTCAACGAAGGATGGTTCAAAGACTCTTCCTCTATAAGAAAGTATGCAGGTAACTTCTACAGACCGCCCGGTCATGAACAGGTTGAATGGACTTTCCCCGTCGATTATGAGACGCTTCATTTCCATTCTCCGCTGCCAGAAACGAAAGTGCTTATGAAGCTTATTGAAGATAAGAAGCCCGAGTTCATGTACTCTCTTCACAATTCCGGTTTTGGAGGGGTCTATTATTATGTGAGTGACGCAGTCCCAGAACTCCATGAGACTTTCAGCAAGCTTCCAGGTTTGTTTGGTTTGCCACTTTCTCTAGGAGAGCCGGAAGCACCTTTTTTGGAGCAGCTCGAACCTGCTATTTTCAAGCTTTTCGGAATGGCTCAAGAGTATGATTACCTAAAGAAGAATCTTGGCCCAGACAAAGACCCGGCAGACGTCATCAAAGCCGGTACTAGTTCTGATGATTTTGCTTCATCCGTAGCCGATACGTTTTCTTTGGTTTGCGAGATGCCATACTACTATGATGCAAGGGTCGAAGACATGTCTGAAGCAGACATTACGAGGAAGGAAGCGCAGAGATTCAACTATCAAAGGTCCGTCGAGAACTTTGAGTTTGTCAGCGAAGTGATGAAAGCAGTTGAACCTTGCGTTAAAGACAGAAATTCCCCGTTCTACAGAGTCTTCAAGAATGTTCTTGAAACCTATCCCGATCAACTACAAGCGCAGAAGAATTGGATTGAGAATGATCAGTCTCTTGAGAGAAAGGCAAGCATGGCAGAGGTCTTTGATAATAAGATAGTCAGCCAGTTCTATCAATCCTTGATGCTAGGGATGCTAAGAAGATTGGTCAAGGAAAATGATGACGGATCTGAAAAGCTGTCGGCAATCGTGAAAACGGTGGACGAAGCATTTGAGAGAAAGATTGAGTATCTCGAGAATAATCTTGATTATACGACTATTCCAATAAAGAGCCTGGTCAGCGTCCAGCTTATCGCAGGACTTAATGTCGCAGATCACATTCAAAGAAGGAGAAGCTAG
- a CDS encoding aminotransferase class IV has protein sequence MWAFLDGDFVQEKSRVIQLENRGLTFADGLFEVIRTIEGRILFFEEHFSRMKKSAEFFDIGMRFTPEEVKKSALELIKRNSIEDGELYIELTRGTDPHREHRYPPKDTSSTFFMLALPLRKIDTTSWKEGVKLLTYPDLRHRLCEHKTINLLPNVLAKNFAYANGGYEALMYREEDGRKFVTEGGSSNYFLVDNGIFLTPNVDNILPGITRGKVIEIINKLGHRIIEKRVTVQEFLNAEEVFLVSTVSRVMPVKTIDEVTFKVRGRYTEEVMSAYEELFFTAR, from the coding sequence ATGTGGGCATTTCTTGACGGTGATTTTGTGCAGGAGAAAAGCAGAGTTATTCAGTTGGAGAACAGGGGACTGACTTTTGCAGACGGACTCTTTGAGGTTATAAGGACGATCGAAGGAAGAATTCTCTTTTTTGAAGAGCACTTCTCGAGAATGAAGAAGAGCGCTGAATTTTTCGACATAGGGATGCGATTCACTCCGGAAGAAGTGAAGAAAAGTGCACTTGAACTCATAAAAAGAAATTCAATCGAAGATGGTGAGCTATATATAGAGCTGACGAGGGGTACAGACCCTCACAGAGAGCATAGATACCCTCCAAAGGATACATCCAGTACATTTTTCATGCTTGCTCTGCCTCTGAGAAAGATTGACACAACCAGCTGGAAGGAAGGCGTTAAACTCCTAACTTACCCGGACTTGCGCCATAGGCTTTGTGAACACAAGACGATCAATCTATTACCGAACGTTCTTGCCAAGAACTTTGCCTATGCCAATGGAGGATATGAAGCACTGATGTATCGAGAAGAAGATGGAAGGAAATTCGTGACCGAAGGGGGTAGTTCAAACTACTTTCTTGTAGATAATGGGATCTTCTTAACGCCCAATGTCGATAATATCCTTCCTGGTATTACCAGGGGGAAGGTAATTGAAATCATAAATAAACTCGGTCACAGGATTATTGAAAAGCGAGTCACCGTCCAAGAATTTCTAAACGCAGAAGAGGTTTTCCTTGTGAGTACGGTTTCCCGTGTTATGCCAGTAAAAACGATCGATGAAGTCACTTTCAAAGTTCGTGGTAGATACACCGAAGAAGTTATGAGCGCCTATGAAGAACTCTTCTTCACAGCCAGGTAA
- a CDS encoding ABC transporter ATP-binding protein, translating to MERILEVDNLKISFKTQLGRITPLDGVSFGLSKGETLGIVGESGCGKTITAFSIMRLLPKNAFLGEDTKIAFRGKDISTLGKEELQKIRGKSISMVFQEPMTSLNPLYTIGWQISEVYRLHEGLSEEEAMTRSVEMLRLVGIPEPKKRVTEFPHQLSGGMRQRVMIAMALACSPELLIADEPTTALDVTIQAQVLELMNELKDKFSTATIIITHDLGVIAEMCDRVLVMYAGQIVESGDIFDIFDNPMHPYTKGLINSIPKIEISKKDQKKLSVINGYVPHPSSFPDGCRFRPRCPMAFEKCLEKPPMIESESHHSVRCWLFEGDDK from the coding sequence ATGGAAAGAATTCTCGAAGTTGACAACTTGAAGATTTCCTTTAAAACTCAGCTTGGAAGGATAACGCCTCTAGACGGGGTCTCCTTTGGTCTATCAAAGGGGGAGACTCTCGGGATCGTAGGGGAATCTGGCTGTGGCAAGACAATCACAGCTTTCTCAATAATGAGGTTGCTCCCAAAGAACGCATTTCTCGGTGAAGATACAAAAATTGCTTTCAGAGGGAAGGACATTTCGACGCTCGGTAAGGAAGAGCTTCAGAAGATTAGAGGCAAGTCGATATCAATGGTGTTTCAGGAACCCATGACTTCTTTGAATCCTCTCTACACAATCGGATGGCAGATTTCCGAAGTATATAGACTGCACGAAGGCCTTAGTGAGGAGGAGGCAATGACGAGGAGCGTGGAGATGCTCCGGCTTGTCGGGATTCCGGAGCCTAAGAAGAGAGTCACGGAATTTCCTCATCAACTGTCGGGAGGAATGAGGCAGAGAGTAATGATTGCTATGGCGCTCGCCTGTAGCCCGGAGCTCCTAATTGCTGACGAACCCACGACAGCGCTTGACGTAACTATTCAAGCCCAGGTTTTGGAGCTAATGAACGAGCTGAAGGATAAGTTCAGCACAGCCACGATAATCATTACGCACGATCTGGGAGTAATCGCCGAAATGTGTGATAGAGTTCTCGTCATGTATGCGGGACAGATTGTTGAGAGCGGGGATATATTTGACATCTTCGACAATCCCATGCATCCTTACACAAAGGGCCTGATTAACTCAATACCAAAGATTGAGATTTCTAAAAAAGATCAGAAGAAGTTGAGCGTAATAAATGGTTATGTCCCCCATCCTTCGAGTTTCCCCGATGGCTGCAGATTCAGGCCGCGTTGCCCGATGGCATTCGAGAAATGTCTGGAGAAACCGCCGATGATTGAATCCGAAAGCCATCATTCAGTTCGTTGTTGGCTATTTGAAGGGGATGATAAGTGA
- the ggt gene encoding gamma-glutamyltransferase: MRKFMFILVSILIAGTVLASNPLNLYGRDAEGRNGVVAAAKPEASEVGIRILELGGNAVDAAVATAFALGVLEPNASGIGGGGFMIIKLAEMEEAVVIDFRETAPEATSPTFFNLDNSNRPVNNESLIGGKAVGVPGEVAGLLYALENFGTMSRAEIIQPAIEWAERGIPVTANLFSIINDNYEKLILMENGADLYFLFGGIPYEVGEAIILQDLADTLRLIVEKGESAIYSGEIAEKIVAEVQKRGGVMTLDDLSNYEVKVRKPVEGTYRGFTILSVPPASSGGTHVIELLNILENFDLKSLGDNTAETLHIWSEAMKLVFADRSKYMADTDFVEVPLEGLTSKEYAKTLSERIDPHSLLNDVEAGNPWPFESGSTTHLSVMDKDGNMVAMTKSINSFFGSGVVVPGTGILLNNHMDDFVKAPGSANSVEPGKRPLSSMSPTLVLDHEGRPYMTIGAPGGTRIITTVAQTISNVIDHGMTIQQAILAPRVFRTETGPLSIEGRISINAYKKLIEMGHEISIHDDYDPYFGGVHAVLFNRDIGILFGGADPRRDGQAVAY; encoded by the coding sequence ATGAGAAAATTCATGTTTATTCTTGTGTCAATACTAATCGCTGGAACCGTCCTGGCATCGAACCCTCTTAACCTTTATGGAAGGGATGCAGAGGGAAGAAATGGAGTTGTTGCGGCCGCAAAACCCGAAGCCTCAGAAGTCGGAATCAGAATTCTGGAATTGGGCGGTAACGCTGTTGATGCAGCAGTCGCCACAGCCTTTGCATTAGGTGTTCTGGAACCTAACGCTTCAGGTATCGGCGGGGGAGGCTTCATGATAATCAAGCTTGCAGAGATGGAAGAAGCTGTAGTTATTGATTTCAGGGAAACTGCTCCTGAGGCAACAAGCCCCACTTTCTTCAATCTCGACAATAGTAATCGTCCAGTAAACAACGAAAGCCTCATTGGGGGAAAAGCGGTTGGAGTCCCTGGAGAAGTAGCGGGACTTCTTTACGCTCTCGAGAACTTCGGGACTATGTCGAGAGCGGAAATAATACAGCCCGCTATTGAATGGGCAGAAAGAGGTATCCCCGTTACAGCAAACCTCTTTTCAATCATCAACGACAACTACGAGAAACTCATTTTGATGGAGAATGGCGCCGACCTATACTTCCTGTTCGGAGGCATTCCTTACGAAGTTGGAGAGGCAATCATACTGCAAGATCTAGCCGATACCCTTCGTCTAATCGTTGAAAAGGGAGAAAGCGCAATCTATTCGGGAGAAATAGCGGAGAAGATAGTGGCAGAAGTCCAGAAGCGCGGTGGAGTAATGACACTAGATGATCTGTCGAACTATGAAGTGAAGGTCCGTAAGCCGGTCGAAGGTACTTACCGCGGCTTCACCATCCTGTCTGTTCCGCCTGCTAGTTCAGGCGGCACACACGTTATTGAGTTGCTGAATATTCTTGAGAATTTTGATTTGAAATCACTAGGAGACAATACTGCCGAAACCCTTCACATATGGTCGGAAGCCATGAAGCTTGTTTTTGCAGACAGATCGAAGTATATGGCAGATACGGATTTCGTAGAGGTGCCTCTTGAAGGCCTGACCTCCAAAGAATATGCAAAAACACTCTCTGAAAGGATTGATCCTCACAGTTTACTAAACGATGTTGAGGCAGGCAATCCCTGGCCATTCGAAAGTGGAAGCACGACTCATCTATCCGTTATGGATAAAGACGGAAACATGGTGGCAATGACAAAGTCAATAAACTCCTTTTTCGGATCAGGCGTTGTTGTTCCGGGTACTGGAATTCTATTAAATAATCACATGGACGATTTCGTCAAAGCACCTGGCTCTGCAAACTCAGTAGAACCTGGTAAACGGCCTCTCAGTAGCATGAGTCCTACACTAGTTCTTGATCATGAAGGTAGACCATACATGACAATAGGCGCACCGGGTGGGACGAGAATCATCACTACGGTTGCTCAGACGATAAGCAATGTAATAGATCACGGAATGACAATTCAGCAGGCAATCCTTGCGCCGAGGGTATTTCGAACTGAAACGGGACCTTTGTCAATTGAGGGAAGAATATCCATTAACGCCTACAAGAAACTGATTGAAATGGGTCATGAAATCAGTATTCATGATGACTATGATCCTTATTTTGGTGGGGTTCATGCCGTTTTGTTCAACAGGGATATTGGGATACTCTTTGGAGGAGCAGATCCCAGAAGAGACGGCCAGGCTGTCGCATATTAA
- the nadE gene encoding NAD(+) synthase has product MREIVDFISSTVLKWGYRGAVIGISGGIDSAVVGKLAVDALGKKNVFGLLMPERDSSKDTLEDSKLVTRFLGIDFKVKNISSVLRSVGCYKLQPPALLIPQSVKEKYVRDKWKQLSSDPFLDDLADRGNEEFKRGLAFYRAKHRVRMVSLYLEAEKRGYAVLGTTNKTEWLCGLYVKWGDDSSDIEPIKHLFKTEVMDLARDLKIPARIIEKPPSPDLIPGVNDETAFGLQLNELDEVLREIEAGKAPNPHDSKVMRVMEILQAAEYRKLRNLSIIQKK; this is encoded by the coding sequence ATGCGAGAAATTGTCGATTTCATAAGTAGCACTGTTCTGAAGTGGGGTTATCGAGGGGCTGTGATAGGTATAAGCGGAGGAATTGACTCTGCGGTGGTAGGTAAGCTAGCCGTCGACGCCCTGGGCAAGAAAAACGTATTTGGCCTTCTCATGCCCGAGCGCGACTCTTCGAAGGATACCCTGGAGGATTCGAAGCTCGTAACTCGTTTTCTCGGAATAGACTTCAAAGTCAAGAACATAAGTTCAGTTCTCCGTTCTGTTGGCTGCTATAAACTCCAACCGCCGGCCCTTCTAATACCTCAGTCAGTTAAGGAAAAGTATGTAAGGGATAAGTGGAAACAGCTTTCTTCAGATCCATTCCTCGATGACTTGGCCGACAGAGGCAATGAAGAATTCAAAAGGGGACTGGCCTTTTATAGAGCCAAGCACAGAGTCAGGATGGTTTCGTTGTATCTGGAGGCCGAAAAAAGAGGTTACGCTGTACTTGGCACGACAAACAAGACCGAATGGCTTTGCGGACTTTATGTTAAGTGGGGAGACGATTCAAGTGACATAGAGCCGATAAAACATTTGTTCAAAACTGAGGTAATGGATCTTGCAAGAGACTTAAAAATCCCGGCGAGGATAATCGAAAAACCACCGAGTCCCGATCTGATTCCGGGAGTCAATGATGAGACTGCCTTTGGACTTCAACTTAACGAGCTAGATGAAGTACTTCGGGAAATCGAAGCCGGCAAAGCCCCAAACCCTCACGACAGCAAGGTCATGAGGGTTATGGAAATTCTCCAGGCGGCTGAGTACAGGAAGCTCAGGAATCTTTCAATTATTCAGAAGAAGTGA
- a CDS encoding ABC transporter permease, whose product MKVYFLKRFLELIPIFFAISIIIFVIMNSMPGDPLLQMRMQNPRVMTNDPERMRELREYYHLDDPLPVKYFTWLKSVMTGDLGYSSMYKTPAIDLITSRLPNTLILTITAWLIGLVVALPIGILSAVKKYSAFDYTTTVFAFIGISLPGFWFALIAIIIFSVSLGWLPVSGMATYGITGSWNVFVDRLRHLVLPAFVLGLVQVASWVRYIRTSLLEVLDQDYVRTAYAKGVPDRKVIIKHALKNAMIPIITIIALDIPYFFGGALIIETVFSWPGMGRLMYNAVISSDYNLAISCLMFLAIITLISNLVADFLYVMVDPRIRMGRKGA is encoded by the coding sequence GTGAAAGTCTATTTCCTGAAACGGTTCCTGGAGCTTATTCCAATATTTTTTGCAATCTCAATAATCATCTTCGTAATTATGAACTCTATGCCCGGCGATCCTCTCTTGCAGATGAGGATGCAGAATCCGAGGGTAATGACTAACGATCCTGAAAGGATGAGGGAGCTTAGAGAGTATTATCATCTCGACGATCCGCTTCCTGTTAAATACTTCACCTGGCTGAAGAGTGTCATGACCGGAGATTTGGGATATTCCAGTATGTACAAAACGCCAGCAATTGATCTCATAACTTCTCGTCTGCCTAATACCCTTATTCTAACGATTACGGCCTGGCTTATAGGACTTGTAGTAGCTCTTCCGATAGGAATCCTCTCGGCAGTCAAGAAGTATTCGGCTTTCGACTACACAACAACTGTTTTTGCCTTCATAGGCATCTCTTTGCCGGGATTCTGGTTTGCTTTAATTGCGATCATAATCTTCAGTGTAAGTCTTGGTTGGCTTCCAGTGTCTGGTATGGCGACGTATGGTATCACCGGTTCATGGAATGTCTTTGTAGATAGACTTAGGCACCTCGTGCTCCCAGCCTTTGTACTGGGATTAGTGCAGGTTGCTTCGTGGGTGCGATACATAAGAACATCCCTTCTGGAAGTCCTTGATCAGGATTATGTTAGAACTGCGTATGCGAAAGGGGTTCCCGATAGAAAGGTCATCATCAAACACGCTTTGAAGAACGCGATGATACCGATTATTACGATAATCGCACTCGATATTCCTTACTTCTTCGGCGGAGCATTGATTATCGAGACTGTCTTTTCCTGGCCTGGAATGGGTAGACTTATGTACAATGCAGTGATATCGAGCGATTACAATCTGGCGATCAGTTGCCTGATGTTCCTGGCTATCATAACCCTCATTTCAAATCTCGTTGCTGACTTCCTGTATGTGATGGTTGATCCCAGAATCAGGATGGGCAGGAAGGGAGCTTAG